One Eubalaena glacialis isolate mEubGla1 chromosome 11, mEubGla1.1.hap2.+ XY, whole genome shotgun sequence DNA segment encodes these proteins:
- the LOC133100911 gene encoding cytochrome c oxidase subunit 8A, mitochondrial — translation MSVLTPLLLRGLTGPARRLPVPRAQIHSKPPREQLGTMDIAIGLTSCFLCFLLPSGWVLSHLENYKKRE, via the coding sequence ATGTCCGTGCTGACTCCACTGCTGCTGAGGGGCCTGACAGGCCCGGCCCGGCGGCTCCCGGTGCCGCGGGCCCAGATCCATTCCAAGCCGCCGCGGGAGCAGCTCGGGACCATGGATATCGCCATTGGGCTCACCTCCTGCTTCCTGTGTTTCCTCCTGCCGTCGGGCTGGGTCCTGTCACACCTGGAGAACTACAAGAAGCGGGAGTGA